A window from Acropora palmata chromosome 14, jaAcrPala1.3, whole genome shotgun sequence encodes these proteins:
- the LOC141866380 gene encoding tripartite motif-containing protein 2-like has translation MDVQQLFRMLKKEAECPLCLDTVKNPKTLPCLHSFCLECLDKLANFARRQLQTSIKCPVCQASFPIPNTNTFANLPSSFHFNRLVDVLALHDSTVQRLKATRDHCHVLIDKLQSEDVQELIERPVLCSQQYHEDQALEFYCEDCKVLICLKCSIVSHDRHLVTDTHKAAREQKMQMMEAVAKLKAEILLYENKIKKQTELKDKNLADIMHVEKKMTDSVEEWIRDLQEHEKNMKRKFREIYEAEQKQHETRLENLELITTQLKSCVERGQGVLERNISAEILQTNHIILQRCDELINARKPDRYKSPYLNYLVKKKFDTFDQLLVTKTDSLMCLAECDDSEIGRESNVVVVTRDSGGLQCYQLDDEIKVDILTAEGDHP, from the exons ATGGATGTCCAGCAGCTTTTCAGGATGCTTAAGAAGGAAGCAGAATGCCCTCTGTGCTTGGACACAGTAAAAAACCCAAAGACATTGCCATGTCTTCACTCATTTTGCCTAGAGTGTCTCGACAAACTGGCAAACTTCGCAAGAAGACAGCTGCAAACATCAATCAAATGTCCGGTTTGCCAGGCTTCATTTCCAATCCCCAACACAAACACATTTGCCAATTTGccttcttcttttcatttcaaccGACTGGTGGATGTTCTCGCTCTTCACGATAGCACCGTACAG CGCTTGAAGGCCACAAGAGATCATTGCCATGTCTTGATCGACAAATTACAATCGGAAGATGTGCAAGAGTTGATTGAAAGACCCGTCCTATGTTCACAGCAATACCACGAGGATCAAGCACTGGAATTTTACTGTGAAGATTGCAAAGTTCTGATTTGCCTTAAGTGCAGTATTGTGAGTCACGATCGACATCTAGTTACAGACACGCATAAAGCTGCACGAGAGCAAAAGATGCAAATGATGGAGGCTGTGGCCAAATTGAAAGCGGAAATTCTTTTGTATGAGaataaaatcaagaaacaaaCAGAGCTTAAAGACAAAAACCTAGCTGATATTATGCACGTAGAAAAGAAGATGACAGACTCGGTGGAAGAATGGATTCGCGATTTGCAGGAACACGAGAAAAATATGAAGCGGAAGTTTCGTGAGATTTATGAAGcggaacaaaaacaacacgAAACTCGACTGGAAAATTTAGAGCTGATTACCACTCAACTAAAAAGCTGCGTGGAACGAGGCCAGGGTGTGTTAGAAAGAAACATCAGCGCTGAAATTCTACAAACAAATCACATCATTCTCCAACGCTGTGATGAACTGATAAATGCAAGAAAACCAGATCGTTACAAGTCGCCATATTTAAATTACttggttaaaaagaaatttgatacTTTCGATCAACTTTTAGTCACCAAGACTGATTCCTTGATGTGCTTAGCTGAATGTGATGACAGCGAAATCGGTAGAGAGTcgaatgttgttgttgttacaaGGGATTCAGGGGGATTGCAATGTTATCAACTAGATGATGAAATCAAAGTCGACATTTTAACTGCAGAAGGTGATCACCCCTGA
- the LOC141866378 gene encoding uncharacterized protein KIAA1958-like, which produces MASRFKDLDVSVEDFISEQENESTKKKTLQNVAVLQQFLASKNEERKLEEIPPEELNEYLSEFIITVRTKDKQEEYEPSSLRGFIASFERYLKKKNYGHSIIKDLQFEKTRKALSSKQKDLKRKGKGNKPNASVAISEDDIQVLFEKKLLGTERPEALLNTLWLNNTTQFGLRGCKEHRDMCWGDVKLKKTSTGVEFLEYGERQTKTRLGDDTNDVRPIAPKMFSLPNSDRCPVLTYKVFAEKRPTQMNFDEAPFYLAVNNIKTDSLDKKPWFKQSPVGVNKLNSIMKVMSEKAELNKPRLKNHSGRKTMMQTLVNEEIPPTDLIQLSGHRNLQSVNNYATVSEKQQMKMSRTLSAFTTGIVSKKDAPREESSCGSSSQNNKMLVSQQRTEHTVTSSTCGQQQALQIFAGATISGGNIHVSINTLNKSPILPTSPKPKYQRYKRLLSSDSESD; this is translated from the coding sequence ATGGCATCAAGATTTAAGGATTTAGATGTGTCTGTGGAGGATTTCATCTCAGAACAAGAAAACGAAAGcactaaaaagaaaactttgcaaaatgtagCCGTGCTGCAACAATTCCTAGCATCGAAAAACGAGGAACGAAAACTTGAAGAGATCCCTCCAGAGGAGCTGAATGAATATTTGAGCGAATTCATCATAACAGTCCGCACCAAAGACAAACAAGAAGAGTACGAACCAAGCTCCCTTCGAGGATTCATTGCAAGCTTTGAGAGAtatctcaaaaagaaaaattacggTCACAGCATCATCAAAGACCTGCAATtcgagaaaacaagaaaagctttGTCATCCAAGCAGAAAGATTTGAAACGCAAAGGGAAAGGCAATAAACCAAATGCATCTGTCGCTATCAGTGAAGACGACATACAAGTTCTCTTCGAGAAAAAACTTCTAGGAACTGAGAGACCTGAAGCTCTGCTGAACACACTCTGGTTGAATAACACAACTCAGTTCGGTCTTCGCGGCTGCAAAGAGCACAGGGACATGTGCTGGGGCGACGTGAAGCTCAAGAAAACATCAACTGGAGTGGAATTTCTTGAATACGGAGAACGACAAACAAAAACCCGCCTCGGAGATGACACGAACGATGTTAGGCCGATAGctccaaaaatgttttcacttcCAAATAGCGACAGATGTCCAGTGTTGACTTACAAGGTTTTCGCCGAAAAGAGACCGACTCAAATGAACTTTGACGAGGCGCCGTTTTATCTAGCGGTAAACAACATCAAGACAGACTCGCTCGACAAAAAGCCGTGGTTCAAACAGTCTCCTGTTGGTGTGAACAAACTCAATTCTATTATGAAGGTCATGTCAGAAAAAGCCGAACTTAATAAACCTCGACTTAAAAATCACAGTGGTAGAAAGACAATGATGCAGACCTTGGTGAACGAAGAAATCCCTCCCACTGACTTAATTCAACTCTCAGGTCACAGAAATCTTCAAAGCGTTAACAACTACGCGACTGTTTCTGAAAAACAACAGATGAAAATGTCACGTACGCTTAGTGCATTTACCACTGGAATTGTTTCTAAAAAAGATGCCCCAAGAGAGGAAAGTTCGTGTGGAAGCTCAagtcaaaataacaaaatgcttgtGAGCCAGCAGCGCACAGAACACACTGTCACGTCTTCCACTTGTGGTCAACAACAAGCGCTACAAATTTTCGCTGGAGCTACGATAAGCGGTGGAAACATTCATGTTTCGATCAACACACTCAACAAATCACCTATATTGCCGACAAGCCCGAAGCCTAAATATCAAAGGTACAAAAGACTCTTAAGTTCCGATTCTGAGTCCGACTAG